A single window of Cryptococcus neoformans var. neoformans JEC21 chromosome 3 sequence DNA harbors:
- a CDS encoding expressed protein, giving the protein MRAALVLFLAVGLLPSALAASSLPSQVLSHGPTTLVSGLPGFTVLDNVWYRNRTFYVLEDESEIPQTDRLLTLSRSNSGTQSVERVNWKEMVFYDGEDGSPKEAQAKPDVEIKELHGITLFFNDGWDGKWSGYKWLYHMVAEALLGSLSVLSSVPPLPTSIQSQGQDQGQDTRQGLVTYGGDGELPDRLVIAWDYNWDARYGLPRAVAEALFGDDKLIEPEEWTQMTSQDTWIYFERVLLVDRNTAHRHNLLARQWFKMAVDAYRLASSPSFFFPTRHALLSHYGIRTYTRSAPGLRLSGKKPKIVYVDRQRTQRKFDVEVHTQLLKQLKNIEKAKKAVVVDAVLEDLEKKEQFEMFSDADIILGIHGNGLAHELWMPEGGIIIEILPPPTFQYDYAPVSAVLGHMHIIWQYDKIYPRYKWIPENRKNETLIHDGSPIPLDVDPFTKLVEALVDSMSFSYH; this is encoded by the exons ATGAGGGCAGCTCTCGTTTTGTTCCTCGCCGTTGGGCTCCTCCCCTCTGCTCTCGCcgcatcttctcttccttcgcaAGTGTTATCACATGGTCCCACCACATTGGTCAGCGGATTACCAGGGTTTACTGTGCTTGATAATGTTTGGTACAGGAATCGCACTTTTT ATGTattggaggatgagagtgaAATACCGCAGACCGATCGGCTTTTGACTCTCTCTCGCTCCAACTCTGGAACTCAGAGTGTGGAGAGGGTGAActggaaggagatggtgttctatgatggtgaagatggcAGTCCGAAGGAGGCTCAGGCGAAGCCGGATGTGGAAATTAAAGAACTGCATGGCATTACCT TATTTTTCAACGATGGATGGGATGGCAAGTGGTCAGGCTACAAGTGGCTATACCACATGGTAGCCGAAGCTCTGTTAGGGAGTCTGAGCGTCCTATCATCCGTGCCACCTCTTCCGACGTCCATCCAATCACAAGGTCAAGACCAAGGTCAGGATACGAGGCAGGGTTTGGTGACATatggtggtgatggagaATTGCCGGACAGACTGGTAATTGCTTGGGACTATAATTGGGATGCCCGATATGGGTTGCCGAGAGCAGTGGCGGAGGCTTTATTTGGTGATG ACAAATTGATCGAACCGGAGGAATGGACTCAAATGACTAGCCAAGATACGTGGATCTACTTTGAGAGAG TTCTCCTTGTGGATCGCAACACCGCCCATAGACACAACCTTCTCGCGCGTCAATGGTTCAAAATGGCCGTTGACGCATATAGACTCGCCTCTTcgccatccttcttcttcccgaCCCGCCACGCCCTTCTATCACATTACGGTATTCGCACATACACCCGCTCGGCGCCCGGTTTACGATTAAGTGGGAAAAAGCCCAAGATCGTCTATGTCGATCGGCAGCGGACGCAGAGAAAATTCGATGTGGAAGTACACACGCAGCTGTTGAAGCAGTTGAAGAATATTGAAAAGGCTAAAAAGGCGGTGGTTGTGGATGCTGTATTGGAGGatctggagaagaaggagcagttTGAAATGTTTTCGGATGCTGAT ATCATTCTTGGCATTCACGGGAATGGGTTGGCGCATGAATTATGGATGCCCGAAGGCGGTATCATCATTGAA ATCTTGCCTCCTCCCACTTTCCAGTACGACTACGCTCCTGTCAGTGCGGTATTGGGCCACATGCACATTATCTGG CAATACGATAAAATATACCCTCGCTATAAGTGGATACCCGAAAATAGGAAAAACGAAACTCTTATCCACGATGGATCACCTATCCCT CTTGATGTTGATCCTTTTACAAAGCTAGTTGAAGCTCTTGTTGACAGCATGTCATTCTCGTACCATTAG